In Candidatus Kryptoniota bacterium, the sequence AAAGTCTACGATAAGGATACGAAGACAGAGCTTCCCGGTGCCAACATTCTGGTGAAGGGAACAAGTATCGGGGCGGCTACCGATATCAACGGAGCTTACAGTATTCCGAATGCTCCAGCAGGTGCCCAGACGATTGTAGTTTCCTATGTGGGTTATCGCTCGTCGAGTGTAGATGTAACTATTGTCGATGGCGGTACCACAACGCAGGATTTTTATCTTGAGCCGGTTGCGGTCCAGGGCAAGGAAGTCATTGTCACTGCCCAGGCACAGGGGCAGATCCAGGCGATCAACCAGCAGCTGACTTCGAACAAAATTGTGAACGTCGTGTCGGATGCGAAGATTCAGCAGCTCCCCGACTTCAACGCGGCACAGGCCATAAGCCGTTTGCCGGGCGTCTCAGTCACAAATAGCTCTGGCGAGGCTAACAAGGTCGTGATCAGAGGTCTGGCTCCTGAATACAATGAAGTGGCAGTAAGCGGAGTGACAGTTGCATCAACTGGAAGCGCTCAGATCGGTGCGACTTCACACATTGCCTCGCCCGGCGGCGGATCAATCAACAACGATAGAAGCGTTGACCTTACCATGGTTACTCCATACATGATTAAGTCAATTGAAGTTTACAAAACGCTTACTCCGGATATGAACGCGAATGCCATCGGGGGTTTTGTCAACATGTCTCTAAGAGAGGCGCCGTCCGGAATCCATGGCGACGCTTTGTGGCAATCGGGCTACACGCAGAAGAGCAACACGTACGGAAATTACAGAGCTGTGGCATCGGCCAGCGATCGCTTTTTTAATGATATGCTCGGAGTGTATGTGCTCGGAAATGCAGAGCAGTACGACAGAAATTCAGATAACATGACTGCCTCATACACTATCCCGGTTGCTGATTCGGTGAAGGTGACGAATGTTGGACTTCAGCGTCATATAGAAACCAGGAAACGGTACGGTGGAAATCTAATTCTTGATTACAAGTTCCCCTCGGGCTCGATTAAATCGATAAATATGATTAGCCGTCTGAATTCCAATTCTCAAGATTATACGGAGAACCTGAATTATTCGGGTAGAGCGCTCAGTTTCACGTATGGGGCGGGAAATCAAAATACTGATCTTGCCGTCAACACATTAAATATCGTGAATGATTTCGGGTTCGTGTCTGTAGATTTGTTAGCTGGCAATACTTATTCCCGTAACCATCTTCCAGCCTTCCCTGATTTTCAATTTCACCAACAGCAATCGTATCCTCCAACTCCTCTCAACACCATTCCGGAGGATTTATCGACTGAGACAAAGTATCAAGGCACTGATGCCACGATACTCGACGATATGGGTTTGTTTAGTTCCGACTATCACGAGAACGACCAGGTTTACAAAGGCGATTTCAAAGTGCCATTGAATTTCGGGAATTCAGTTTCGGGCTTCTTCAAATTCGGCGGCGAGTATCGTTACAACTATCACACTAATGATCAAAGTACACCTTACGGAAATATAAGCGGACCGGTTGCTGGAGGAGGGACTACCACTGATCCTAATACGATAATGGGTGATTCTCTCATAGCGCATTTCCCTCAACTCAAAGGGGCCAGTGGCAATTTCACCGGTACTTATTTCACGACGCCTCTCGGTTCGAATCTTTACAACAGTTTCCTCAACGACAACTTTGGAAAGATATACTGGATTGTCGACCCAACTATTTTGAATTATGCCGTTAATTATCTCTCCACCGACACCATTTTCCGTGCGAAAAGTGGTGCGGGTGGGTGGTATGATGGCATATATCAAAATTATCCTAACGACTATAAATACATAGAGAGGTATTACGCAGCATACTTGATGTCAGAATTAGATTTCGGACCTGACCTTATGGTGGTCGGAGGTGCGAGATACGAAGAGGATAAATCGCTGTTCTTTGCGTGGGACGTACTCGATGATCCTAGTCCTTCAAATCAACGGGCTTACCCCGTGACCAGTTATCCGGAAAGTCATTACTGGCTCCCAATGGTACAGGCGAAATATGATATTGCCGATTGGGCTGATCTGCGATATTCATATACGCAGACACTTGCACGGCCCGGTTATTCGCAACTTGATCCACACTTCTACCTGGACTACAGCCATAATAATGTTTGGGCGGGGAACCCTAATCTCAAGCCTGCACAGGCGTACAATCATGATATTGAGCTTACGCTTCACAGCAATGGCATAGGACTCATTACCATAGGGGCATTTTACAAAACCATATCGCACTTCACGTACCCCACGTCATACCCAATGCTTGATGATCCGAGTAGTGTCCCGGCCGGATTTGACTCTACCGGTTCATTCCGTTTTCCAAATGGAGTTAAGCCAAATCAGCAGGTCGGAGCGGTGTATACTTACATAAACAGCCCTTACAAGGCTTTACTGAAAGGCGTCGAAGCAGATTTCGAAACGAGATTCTGGTATTTGCCGTCTCCGTTAGATGGGGTCGTTTTCGGTATCAACTACACTCATATTTCGTCGTCAGCGACATATCCGTTTCTGTTCGTTCGTACTATCAACAATCCTACTCCGCCGCCGAGATTCAAGACCATTTTGGTCGATAGTTCACGCAGCGGAAGATTGCTTGACCAGCCAAACGACATACTGAACACTTACATAGGTTATGACTATGAAGGGTTCTCTGCCAGGGTGTCTTTTGTTTTCCAGGGGAATTCTGTCAACTATGTTGGGCAGTATCCTCAACAGGACGGATATACCAGGAATTATTTTCGAATTGATGCCTCGGCAAGGCAGATGCTTCCCTGGATGGGAGCTCAAATCTACCTGGATGCCAATAACCTAAACAGCGAGTCCAATATTTCCGCTCAGCAGACCATTGGCGGTTTCACATCCGAGCAATATTACGGCCTTACCGCGGACTTAGGAATTCGGATCACGCTGTGAAGCAAATAGGAAATTCTAAACACTCACGAGAAGGAGAATAAAAATGAAACATTTTATACGTGCGCTGTTTCTCTTGGCGGCCATGATACCGCTGTCATTGTACGCACAAACTGATACGGTAGATGTTCCTGCTGACGGTGCGAGCGGAGGAAATCTTGATGGCGCCATCAACACGGCCATAAGTCAAGGGACGCTGTCCAACACTGTTTTCAGGTTGGCCGCCGGATCTGGATACGGTCAGGATTATATCTTGAACGGTATAGTCACCACTCCAGTTCATCAGAAGCTCACCATAATCGCTCCGGATCCGACGCCCTCTTCGCCGCCTCCGCAGATAGTGATGAACGCACAGGGAGGTGTGACATGGACGGAGAACTTCGACTGCTTCGGTGATCTCTACATGAAAAATCTGTGGATAATGTATGTAAACACCAGTGGCACGCAAAATGGTGCCGGTTTATTCATAGAAGACGACAGTATCGCAAATCAAAGCGGTGAAGGAGAATACGGCTATTTCGAAAACTGTATTTTCGATATGCAGAAAACGAGTGCGAATGGTTGCATAAATCCGGAATGCCTGCATTTCAGAGGAACTTTCAAGAACTGCTATTTCCGGAACGACGTTGATAATTACTTCATCTATTATGGTCGAGCAATCTCCTGGCAGTATAGTGATACAAAGTGGCACACCGACAGTCTCTCGTTCGAGAATTGTACCTTTGCTAACCTGGGGTATGTTCTAATGAATGAGAAGCCTTGCTACTCGGACTATGTGTGGTTCAATCATTGCACATTCCTGAATATTTGCTGTTATCCTTTGGAAGGAGACGTGTGGCATTGGCTTAACGTCAGCAATTGTATTTTCGTGAATACATGGATGTATGGTGACAATCAAAGCAGTCTCTATAGTAGATTCCCAAGAGGGGCAGGCACCAATCCAGGCGGCGCCATATTTTCAGTCGACAGTTTAGCCGCCAGCAACTACTCTCAGGGCACTGACGCAGTAACATTTCCATACACCGATGCCGACAGGCACATACTTTTTGCCAACAACAGCTTTTATGAAGAGAAATGGTTGACGGACTACTGGTTCAGCAATCCAATTACTATTTATCCCGCTAGCGACACGTCTCAGCCGCGTCCTGAGCCGATGATAAATCACCCAACTCTTCTGATGTTTGGGAATGATTCTTTGGGTCAGAAACGTTTTCCTCTGATGAACCTGGCAAATCTTTACCCGTCTGATGATACCTCTTACAATGCTTCGATTGCGAACCCCGGCTTCGTTCTGCCTCCGACCCAAGCTGACAGCATCAAGCGCTTCTTGAACGGAAGATACTTTACCAGCGAACAGATCAACTGGGCGTATAACCAGGGCAAGGATGATATAAACGGTGGATGGCCAATGGGCGAAGACCTGTCTTATGATGCGGGCTCTCCATTATACGCTGCGGGAATAAGCGGTTTTCCACTTGGAGATTTATTTCATTGGTGGGGTCCAAATTCTTTGTCTGATAAATACACACCGTGGAAGGCACAGCAAGCGCAGGAAGATACTTTGATCCATCATGCACTTGCTACGGGAGATCTTACGGGAATTATAACCGCCGTGAAGCCGCGTCCTGGTACACCTGAGACTTATGTGCTTCTTCAGAACTATCCTAATCCGTTCAACCCGACGACAACCATCGAATACTCGGTACCGAATAACGGATTTGTTACTCTGAAGGTTTATAATATTCTTGGACAGGAAGTAACCACGCTCTTCTCTGGTGTCCGGCAAGCAGGGAATTATCAGGCGACGTTTGAGGGCGCAAAGTTCGCCAGCGGGGTCTATTTCTACAGGCTGAATGCCGGCAGTGTGTCTATTACAAGGAAATTAGTTCTCATGAAATAGTTTCTTGCTGAAGTTCTCTCTGACCCGGTCGGAGTCTCCACATCGGGACTCCGATTTCCGGGCGGGGTGGACTTCTCAACGAATTTCGTTTGCCGACGGAGGAGGTGGTGAGGTTTTAGATGAAATGTTTGTGGATCAGCTTTTCTTTTTGGAACGCTTAAAAATTATCGGGAGTTGTTAATGATCCGACCTGGTTCAGCTAACAATTACCCCGATAACAAAAAACCGTAGGAGGAAATATGAAAACATTTATACGTTCAGCAACAGCGGGATTGTTCTTGCTGTTGCTGGGCATCAGCACAGTGAATGCGCAGGAGGTGACATTCTCCGCAGGTCCGACGTTTCCCACGCTAACGGGTGCCGGCGCAAACGGCGGCTTTGCATGGGCAGACCTGAAAGGGAGTGGGAATTTGGATGTCTTCATTCCATCCAATATCCTTCTTCATAACAGCATCACAGCGTTCACCCAGGATGCGACTGCCACGGCGAATATTACGCCTAATACTAACTCGACCGGTTTGCTACTCGCCGATTTTAATGGCGACGGCGTTCCCGACCTGTTTTCAACCAATGGCGGCAATCCCAATACCGGTCTATTTTATGACAGCGCCGGGGTGTTCATACCGGCGACCGGCACTGGCGATCTTGCGACGGCGGGAGTTACTGGCGAAGTCTTCCAGGGGGCTTCGGCGGCACCTATCGATCACAGCAATTACCTCAGCATCGCGTATCCTGGTACCTTCACAGGTATTACGGGCTCGTCAGTGCCATACGGCGGAGGTATCTGGCTCCTTAAAGGAGGTCCGACCGGCTTTACTGATATAGGAAAAGGAGCAACAGCTGGAAATCTTGCCATAGACACCGCCCATTCATTCGAATCCTGGGATGTACGCTTCTTCGACGCAAATAATGACGGCTACCAAGATTTGTTGATGCCGAGTTTCCGAAACGGATTTTCCCGAATAAACACCAAATCATCGGGCGGTGTAAATGGTTGCGTCCTGTTCTTGAATGATGGTACAGTCAAGTTTTATGTGCCGACTGCAACGACTCTTGGACGCTCAATCTATGCTCTCGATTCTGTAACACTTACCTATAATGGGGCTGCTGACAGTATTGAATATGCCAGCATTCATCCGGATACAGGAATCATTGTCGATGATACCGTCCGCCACTTCTCTGCCATTGGTGAGCAATGGGGTGACCTCAATAACGATGGTATCCCCGATCTCGTATTAAACGGTCTTAATTTAACCGATAACAGGGACGGTAATGATACCTTAAGGTCCGATATTATCCTGTACGGAAAGGGAGACGGCACGTTTACGTACAAGTGGAATGGAGTGCAAGTCGTTGCCAATAACGGATTGACCCAGGTCACATCCCAACGGGCAATGAGCATAGGCGACTACAATAATGATGGGTTGCAGGATATATATACAATCCAAACCTACGGACCCCAACACCTTTACAGGAACAACGGTGATGGTACGTTCACTGACGAAGCGACCACAGATGGACTGGCGACAAGTGGTGCGCGCGCTGGACAGTTAGTCGACTATAATAACGACGGATTCCTTGACATATTCCAGTATACCGGTGGTACTCCTGCACTGCAGCTGAACGGCGGCAATTCCAACCATTGGATTGCGTTCAAGCCGATTGGCACTGGTCATAACAAGTCGGCAATCGGAGCAAAGTTCACCGTGTGGACCGGAGGACATCAACAAGTTCGCGTCATCCGTGCAGAAGGCGGCTCCGCAGGTATGGGCGGAACATTGAGAGCAAACTTCGGCCTTGGCACAGCGACCACGGTTGACAGCGTGCACGTTCAGTGGCCCGATGGAACCAGCCAGACCCTTGTTCTCAAAGATGGGGTCAATCGGTATTATACTGTCAAGGAAGGCGAGCTGGTGCCCGCTGTTCCTGCCCTTGTCAGCCCGAAGAATGACTCGACGGGAGTGGCAACCTCGCTGACACTAAATTGGAACAGTGCCGCCAACGCTACTGGTTATCATGTGCAACTCTCGCTTGATCCCACATTTCAGACGAACGTTCTCGTGAACGATTCGACGGCCACAACTAGCAGCGCAGTTACTGGACTCGGCTATAGTTCATGGTATTACTGGCGCGTTGCCGCGTATGACACCGATTACACGAGCGGCTTCTCCATAGCTGATTCCTTCCAGACCATCGTACAGGCTCCGGTAGAAGTGCCCACGTTGCTCTTGCCTGCAAACAAAGCAACGAACCAGCCTTACAAGCTTAAACTGGCGATAAGCAAAACATCGGATGCTGCACAATATAATTGGCAGGTGTCGACTGACGGTACATTTGGTTCAAGCTTTGCCGTCAATGATTCAACTATCGACACGACGAATACCGTGATGCTCGCCGGCGGCACGAAGTATTATTGGCGTGTACGCGGAGTCAACCCCGGTGGCGCGGCTGCCTTTTCGTCTGCCGATACGTTTACGGTCATGACTGTTCCGGCAGTACCGGTGCTTGCATTCCCTGCACAAGGTCAAATGTCTGTGCGTGCAGATACCCTGATTTTGAAGTGGCACGCTGTGGCGGCTGACACTGGGTATATTTGTCAGATCTCCACAAGCAAATCGTTCTCTTCGTTAGTATTTACTTCGGATACGACGAGAGACACGACGTTCAAGGCCACTTCATTGCACAATCTCAGCTGGTACTACTGGCGTGTAGCGTCATACAACGCTGGCGGCGCAAGCGCATATAGCGCGATAGATTCATTCGAGACGATTGTCCCGCTCCCCGCCGCTCCGACGCTCTCTTCACCTGCTAGCAGCGCGACGGGTGTCGGTCGGTTGACAACCTTTGTGTGGCGCACCATGACGTATGCGACACTCTACCACCTGCAAGTCGCAACGGCTAATGACTTTTCTACTATAGTGCGCGACACGACATCCAGTGATACCACGGTAACTTTGTCGATTCATTTGGATGCCAGCACGAGATACTATTGGCATGTAAGCGCAATCGATACCAAGGGGGAAGGTGTATTCTCATCTACGAGGACCTTCGTCACAGGATTAATAGACGCGGTTGATGAACAAGGCGGCAACATTCCGAAAGAGTTCGCGCTCTTGCAGAACTACCCGAATCCGTTCAACCCGTCGACCACGATCAGTTATGACATACCGAAGAGTTCGTACGTGAAGGTTGTAATTTACGACATACTCGGTCGGCAGGTCGCAACGCTCGCGGATGGCTTGCAACAGGCGAACCACTACATCATGCAGTGGTCACCGGCAGGCCTGAGCAGCGGCGTGTACTTCTGCCGCATCCAGGCCAACAGCCAGGACGGGAAGAATAGTTTCGCTTCCGTCAAGAAACTGATCTTCATGAAGTAAAACCAACCAGCTCTTTTCCTTTCCCCTCCCTGAATAAGGGAGGGGAAGGAGAGGGCGGTTCCTGACCGGCTCTCGGTCCGGGTAATGGGTCATCGCTTTCGACCGAAAGATTGTAACAGCTGCGAGCGATAACCTCCGCCCGAACCGCAGGAGGTCGGAAGTTTTTCTAAGGTTGACTTCTCCTTCAGTTAGATTCCGTCCCGGCGATCTCCGCCGGGACGGAAATCTTTTTCCGCGCAGTATGACCGACGGGGAAAAAGGTCATAGTACCAATTAACAGTGCAGTCGCCATTCATAACTAAAAGCCGTATCGTGAAACCTTCATCTGTAAAACGATCCTAGGAGACAGGAGCCCCAACGCGATGAAAATAAATGGAAGTCTCGCTGCGGCATCTCTAACCGTTTTACTCTTTAACGCCTCTCCGTGTCGCACCCAGACCGGATCCCAACGGTCGGGCTCATATTATTCAGGCAGATATGTAAACCTCTTCGTCCAGCTGCTTGGTAAGAACGAAAGTGAAACACGCGGGAAGATCGATACCGCATTCAACCGGTTGTTCTTCGGCGGCGACGAATCCCAGCGAGTTTGCTACCCCGCCGGAGATGACATGGGCTATGTGGAAGATATTGCGAACGGCGACGTCAGAACCGAGGGAATGTCTTACGGAATGATGATAGCTGTCCAAATGGACAGAAAAGATGTCTTCGACCGAATCTGGAAGTGGGCGAAATCGAATATGCAAGTTCAAGCCGGACCGCATTCCGGTTACTTTGCGTGGCACTGCAAAACCGACGGGACAGTTCTCGATTCAACTGCGGCTTCTGACGGTGAACAGTGGTTCGTTATGTCTTTGCTTTTCGCTTCGGCGAGATGGGGAAATGGGAACGGAATTTATGATTACCGGACCGAAGCGCAAGAGATTCTGAATACGATGCTCCATAAAGAAGATGAACCGGACCACGGGAACGTAACCGACATGTTCGACGCAAAGTCTAAGCTCGTCTCTTTCGTGCCGGCGGCCCAGGCATCATGGTTCACCGACCCATCGTACCAACTCCCTCACTTCTACGAATTGTGGGCGAGATGGACGAACAACCAGTTCTGGTGCGACGCGGCGAAAGCTAGTCGGGATCTTCTTCAACAGGCAGCGGATCCGAAGACGGGTCTCTCCCCCGATTACTCAAACTTCGATGGTGGCCCTCTCGACAGATGGGGACGCGGACACGATGATTTCCGCTTTGACGCGTGGCGCGTCGCTATGAATATCGCGATGGATCACGAGTGGTTTGACAAAGATCCGCGGGAAGTCGAAGAAGCAAACCGGCTTCTGAACTTTTTTTATTCACAGGGGATAGACGCGTATGTGAACCAATACTCGCTCAACGGAAAGCCTCTGTCTCACGATCGCAGCCTGGGCCTTGTAGCGATGAACGCGGTTGCGGCAGTTGCGTCGACGAACCGGAACAGGCAAGAATTTGTCGAGAAGCTCTGGAATAGTCCTGTCCCCAGCGGTTTCTACAGATATTATGACGGGATGTTGTACATGCTCGCAATGCTTCAGGTAAGCGGCAACTTCAGAATATATGATCCAACAGGGAAACCGGTTGAAGCTTGTACGAAATGACTTTAGGCAGAGAGTGAAACTTACTATTCACATAATCCGACCACAGAGTCGCGGAGGCAGAGAGAGGCGCTCGTTCCCTCTGTGGCTCTGTGCCTGCACGCGCTCCGTCGCTGAAGCTTTGGAGCGTAAGCGACCGAAGTGCGTTTCGGCACGTTTACGCGCCGTATCATCAGCACGTGCATGCAAGTCCATGTTAGTTCGCTCCAACGCGCAGGCACGCAGGCGTGTCTC encodes:
- a CDS encoding FG-GAP-like repeat-containing protein, with protein sequence MKTFIRSATAGLFLLLLGISTVNAQEVTFSAGPTFPTLTGAGANGGFAWADLKGSGNLDVFIPSNILLHNSITAFTQDATATANITPNTNSTGLLLADFNGDGVPDLFSTNGGNPNTGLFYDSAGVFIPATGTGDLATAGVTGEVFQGASAAPIDHSNYLSIAYPGTFTGITGSSVPYGGGIWLLKGGPTGFTDIGKGATAGNLAIDTAHSFESWDVRFFDANNDGYQDLLMPSFRNGFSRINTKSSGGVNGCVLFLNDGTVKFYVPTATTLGRSIYALDSVTLTYNGAADSIEYASIHPDTGIIVDDTVRHFSAIGEQWGDLNNDGIPDLVLNGLNLTDNRDGNDTLRSDIILYGKGDGTFTYKWNGVQVVANNGLTQVTSQRAMSIGDYNNDGLQDIYTIQTYGPQHLYRNNGDGTFTDEATTDGLATSGARAGQLVDYNNDGFLDIFQYTGGTPALQLNGGNSNHWIAFKPIGTGHNKSAIGAKFTVWTGGHQQVRVIRAEGGSAGMGGTLRANFGLGTATTVDSVHVQWPDGTSQTLVLKDGVNRYYTVKEGELVPAVPALVSPKNDSTGVATSLTLNWNSAANATGYHVQLSLDPTFQTNVLVNDSTATTSSAVTGLGYSSWYYWRVAAYDTDYTSGFSIADSFQTIVQAPVEVPTLLLPANKATNQPYKLKLAISKTSDAAQYNWQVSTDGTFGSSFAVNDSTIDTTNTVMLAGGTKYYWRVRGVNPGGAAAFSSADTFTVMTVPAVPVLAFPAQGQMSVRADTLILKWHAVAADTGYICQISTSKSFSSLVFTSDTTRDTTFKATSLHNLSWYYWRVASYNAGGASAYSAIDSFETIVPLPAAPTLSSPASSATGVGRLTTFVWRTMTYATLYHLQVATANDFSTIVRDTTSSDTTVTLSIHLDASTRYYWHVSAIDTKGEGVFSSTRTFVTGLIDAVDEQGGNIPKEFALLQNYPNPFNPSTTISYDIPKSSYVKVVIYDILGRQVATLADGLQQANHYIMQWSPAGLSSGVYFCRIQANSQDGKNSFASVKKLIFMK
- a CDS encoding glycosyl hydrolase family 8; its protein translation is MKINGSLAAASLTVLLFNASPCRTQTGSQRSGSYYSGRYVNLFVQLLGKNESETRGKIDTAFNRLFFGGDESQRVCYPAGDDMGYVEDIANGDVRTEGMSYGMMIAVQMDRKDVFDRIWKWAKSNMQVQAGPHSGYFAWHCKTDGTVLDSTAASDGEQWFVMSLLFASARWGNGNGIYDYRTEAQEILNTMLHKEDEPDHGNVTDMFDAKSKLVSFVPAAQASWFTDPSYQLPHFYELWARWTNNQFWCDAAKASRDLLQQAADPKTGLSPDYSNFDGGPLDRWGRGHDDFRFDAWRVAMNIAMDHEWFDKDPREVEEANRLLNFFYSQGIDAYVNQYSLNGKPLSHDRSLGLVAMNAVAAVASTNRNRQEFVEKLWNSPVPSGFYRYYDGMLYMLAMLQVSGNFRIYDPTGKPVEACTK
- a CDS encoding T9SS type A sorting domain-containing protein, whose translation is MKHFIRALFLLAAMIPLSLYAQTDTVDVPADGASGGNLDGAINTAISQGTLSNTVFRLAAGSGYGQDYILNGIVTTPVHQKLTIIAPDPTPSSPPPQIVMNAQGGVTWTENFDCFGDLYMKNLWIMYVNTSGTQNGAGLFIEDDSIANQSGEGEYGYFENCIFDMQKTSANGCINPECLHFRGTFKNCYFRNDVDNYFIYYGRAISWQYSDTKWHTDSLSFENCTFANLGYVLMNEKPCYSDYVWFNHCTFLNICCYPLEGDVWHWLNVSNCIFVNTWMYGDNQSSLYSRFPRGAGTNPGGAIFSVDSLAASNYSQGTDAVTFPYTDADRHILFANNSFYEEKWLTDYWFSNPITIYPASDTSQPRPEPMINHPTLLMFGNDSLGQKRFPLMNLANLYPSDDTSYNASIANPGFVLPPTQADSIKRFLNGRYFTSEQINWAYNQGKDDINGGWPMGEDLSYDAGSPLYAAGISGFPLGDLFHWWGPNSLSDKYTPWKAQQAQEDTLIHHALATGDLTGIITAVKPRPGTPETYVLLQNYPNPFNPTTTIEYSVPNNGFVTLKVYNILGQEVTTLFSGVRQAGNYQATFEGAKFASGVYFYRLNAGSVSITRKLVLMK
- a CDS encoding TonB-dependent receptor, which codes for MKHALRIFVRSVGANGRSPSIRSTFILVGILFLASAQTLMATGTVKGKVYDKDTKTELPGANILVKGTSIGAATDINGAYSIPNAPAGAQTIVVSYVGYRSSSVDVTIVDGGTTTQDFYLEPVAVQGKEVIVTAQAQGQIQAINQQLTSNKIVNVVSDAKIQQLPDFNAAQAISRLPGVSVTNSSGEANKVVIRGLAPEYNEVAVSGVTVASTGSAQIGATSHIASPGGGSINNDRSVDLTMVTPYMIKSIEVYKTLTPDMNANAIGGFVNMSLREAPSGIHGDALWQSGYTQKSNTYGNYRAVASASDRFFNDMLGVYVLGNAEQYDRNSDNMTASYTIPVADSVKVTNVGLQRHIETRKRYGGNLILDYKFPSGSIKSINMISRLNSNSQDYTENLNYSGRALSFTYGAGNQNTDLAVNTLNIVNDFGFVSVDLLAGNTYSRNHLPAFPDFQFHQQQSYPPTPLNTIPEDLSTETKYQGTDATILDDMGLFSSDYHENDQVYKGDFKVPLNFGNSVSGFFKFGGEYRYNYHTNDQSTPYGNISGPVAGGGTTTDPNTIMGDSLIAHFPQLKGASGNFTGTYFTTPLGSNLYNSFLNDNFGKIYWIVDPTILNYAVNYLSTDTIFRAKSGAGGWYDGIYQNYPNDYKYIERYYAAYLMSELDFGPDLMVVGGARYEEDKSLFFAWDVLDDPSPSNQRAYPVTSYPESHYWLPMVQAKYDIADWADLRYSYTQTLARPGYSQLDPHFYLDYSHNNVWAGNPNLKPAQAYNHDIELTLHSNGIGLITIGAFYKTISHFTYPTSYPMLDDPSSVPAGFDSTGSFRFPNGVKPNQQVGAVYTYINSPYKALLKGVEADFETRFWYLPSPLDGVVFGINYTHISSSATYPFLFVRTINNPTPPPRFKTILVDSSRSGRLLDQPNDILNTYIGYDYEGFSARVSFVFQGNSVNYVGQYPQQDGYTRNYFRIDASARQMLPWMGAQIYLDANNLNSESNISAQQTIGGFTSEQYYGLTADLGIRITL